The Kitasatospora sp. NBC_00374 genome has a segment encoding these proteins:
- a CDS encoding VOC family protein encodes MDLVSTRIITEDVARLVGFYERVTGTPAAWSNEDFAELAVGPATLAIASTRTVPLFAPGAAEARANRSAIVEFLVADVDALHAALDGHVEGLVNAPTTMPWGNRSLLLRDPDGTLVNLFTPVTPTARAKFGR; translated from the coding sequence ATGGACCTCGTCTCGACCCGCATCATCACCGAGGACGTCGCGCGCCTCGTCGGGTTCTACGAACGCGTCACCGGCACGCCCGCCGCCTGGAGCAACGAGGACTTCGCCGAACTCGCCGTCGGGCCGGCCACCCTGGCGATCGCGAGCACCCGGACCGTCCCGCTGTTCGCGCCAGGTGCCGCGGAGGCCCGCGCCAACCGCAGCGCGATCGTGGAGTTCCTGGTGGCCGACGTCGACGCGCTGCACGCCGCCCTCGACGGACATGTCGAAGGACTCGTCAACGCGCCGACCACGATGCCGTGGGGCAACCGCTCACTGCTCCTGCGTGACCCGGACGGCACCCTGGTGAACCTCTTCACCCCGGTCACTCCCACCGCCAGGGCGAAGTTCGGGCGCTGA
- a CDS encoding carbohydrate ABC transporter permease yields MPTTSRRPIVPGAAQRRRRALALAFILPALLLLGALVVYPIGYSVVRSLYDSSGDHFVGAANYTSAVTDRATLTALRNNALWVVVAPALVTVVGLIFAVLTEKIRWATAFKLLVFMPMAISFLAAGIIFRLVYDADPHRGVLNAVAVTVHDTFDHQASYPGARPRANTPLTAQPDGSLRLPADEPADGHGLLLPMVGIAPTALPADARPAAVPAPQSAASGSSGSSDGLDGVVFLDFVPGGGGEPGRPGSGKKGMPGVEVRLLGAGKKTATTTTGPDGSFHFAGPPPAGATVVLPAANFAKPYNGVDWLGPALVTPAIIGAYLWIWAGFAMVIIGAGLANLPRETLEAARMDGAGEWQIFRRITVPLLAPVLGVVFVTMVINVMKIFDLVYIIAPGPVQQDANVLALQLWLVSFGGGNNQGLGSALGVLLLLLVVPAMVLNIRRFRRSGT; encoded by the coding sequence ATGCCGACGACCTCCCGCCGGCCGATCGTTCCCGGCGCCGCCCAGCGGCGGCGCCGGGCGCTGGCCCTGGCCTTCATCCTCCCCGCCCTGCTGCTGCTGGGCGCCCTCGTGGTGTACCCCATCGGGTACTCCGTCGTCCGCAGCCTCTATGACTCCTCCGGCGACCACTTCGTGGGCGCCGCCAACTACACCTCCGCCGTCACCGACAGGGCCACCCTCACCGCACTGCGCAACAACGCCCTCTGGGTCGTCGTCGCGCCCGCCCTGGTCACCGTGGTCGGCCTGATCTTCGCGGTGCTCACCGAGAAGATCCGCTGGGCCACGGCCTTCAAACTGCTCGTCTTCATGCCGATGGCCATCTCCTTCCTGGCCGCCGGCATCATCTTCCGCCTGGTCTACGACGCGGACCCGCACCGAGGCGTGCTCAACGCCGTCGCGGTCACCGTCCACGACACCTTCGACCACCAGGCCTCCTACCCCGGCGCCCGGCCGCGCGCCAACACCCCGCTGACCGCCCAGCCCGACGGCTCGCTGCGCCTGCCCGCCGACGAACCGGCCGACGGGCACGGCCTGCTCCTCCCCATGGTCGGGATCGCCCCGACCGCCCTGCCCGCCGACGCCCGGCCCGCGGCCGTACCGGCGCCGCAGTCCGCAGCGTCGGGCTCGTCGGGTTCGTCGGACGGGCTCGACGGAGTCGTCTTCCTCGACTTCGTGCCCGGCGGCGGCGGCGAGCCCGGCCGGCCGGGCTCCGGCAAGAAGGGCATGCCCGGCGTGGAGGTGCGGCTCCTCGGTGCGGGCAAGAAGACGGCCACCACCACGACGGGTCCGGACGGCTCCTTCCACTTCGCCGGTCCGCCGCCCGCCGGGGCGACGGTGGTCCTGCCCGCGGCCAACTTCGCCAAGCCCTACAACGGCGTCGACTGGCTCGGCCCCGCCCTGGTGACCCCGGCGATCATCGGTGCCTACCTGTGGATCTGGGCCGGGTTCGCGATGGTGATCATCGGCGCGGGCCTGGCCAACCTCCCACGCGAGACGCTGGAGGCCGCCCGGATGGACGGCGCCGGCGAGTGGCAGATCTTCCGCCGGATCACCGTCCCGCTGCTGGCGCCCGTCCTCGGCGTGGTCTTCGTCACCATGGTGATCAACGTGATGAAGATCTTCGACCTCGTCTACATCATCGCGCCCGGCCCGGTGCAGCAGGACGCCAACGTGCTGGCGCTCCAACTCTGGCTGGTGTCCTTCGGGGGCGGCAACAACCAGGGCCTCGGCAGCGCGCTCGGCGTGCTGCTGCTGCTCCTGGTGGTGCCGGCCATGGTGCTCAACATCCGACGATTCCGCAGGAGCGGCACATGA
- a CDS encoding helix-turn-helix transcriptional regulator translates to MSKPTSRVLALLEILQTGGVRTLAELAGRLEVDERTVRRYIGHLVELDVPVVSLRGRYGGYRLAPGYRMPPLMLSDDEAVAVVLGLVTGRHAGLPATAGTAAETALAKVRRVLPRRLAGRLDAVLGSLAFTSGPDEPDVNGTVLLTVADAVRHRTPVEIGYTATDGRRSVRTVHPYGLVVHSGRWYLTGLDPAAGEDRTFRLDRIADARSRPGTFEPPSGPDPAQRVVAGFATAAYRHRVVLRIQATADLIRTRLPATVATVAELATDTDTDTDTDTDTDTGGGAGGWSRVELRVDRLDWLPAVLAALDRPFVIEQPEELSELVLGLAERLVASAGRGGPPGRPVS, encoded by the coding sequence ATGTCGAAACCGACCTCCCGCGTTCTGGCCCTTCTGGAAATCCTTCAGACGGGCGGGGTCCGCACCCTCGCCGAACTGGCGGGCCGGCTCGAGGTCGACGAGCGCACGGTCCGGCGCTACATCGGGCACCTGGTCGAGCTGGACGTTCCGGTGGTGTCGTTGCGCGGTCGGTACGGCGGCTACCGGCTCGCGCCGGGGTACCGGATGCCCCCGCTCATGCTCAGCGACGACGAGGCCGTGGCCGTGGTGCTGGGGCTCGTCACCGGCCGGCACGCCGGGCTGCCCGCGACGGCGGGCACGGCAGCGGAGACCGCCCTGGCCAAGGTCCGCCGCGTCCTGCCCCGACGCCTGGCGGGCAGACTGGACGCCGTCCTCGGATCGCTCGCGTTCACGTCGGGACCGGACGAGCCCGACGTGAACGGCACCGTCCTGCTCACCGTCGCCGATGCCGTTCGCCACCGCACACCGGTCGAGATCGGCTACACGGCCACCGACGGCCGGCGCAGTGTCAGGACGGTCCATCCGTACGGGCTGGTCGTCCATTCCGGCAGGTGGTACCTGACGGGGCTGGACCCGGCGGCCGGCGAGGACCGCACCTTCCGGCTGGACCGCATCGCGGACGCGAGGAGTCGGCCCGGGACCTTCGAGCCGCCGTCCGGCCCCGATCCGGCGCAGCGCGTGGTGGCCGGATTCGCCACGGCCGCGTACCGGCACCGCGTGGTGCTACGGATACAGGCGACTGCCGATCTGATCCGCACCCGGCTTCCCGCCACGGTCGCGACCGTGGCGGAGCTTGCAACCGATACCGATACCGATACCGATACCGATACCGACACCGACACGGGCGGCGGGGCCGGCGGCTGGTCCCGAGTCGAGCTTCGTGTCGACCGGCTGGACTGGCTTCCCGCGGTGCTCGCCGCGCTCGACCGGCCGTTCGTGATCGAGCAGCCGGAGGAGCTGAGCGAACTGGTCCTCGGCCTCGCCGAGCGCCTGGTGGCGTCCGCGGGCCGAGGCGGCCCCCCGGGGCGGCCGGTGTCCTGA
- a CDS encoding ABC transporter substrate-binding protein, whose amino-acid sequence MKLQRTTTSLAAAALVAAAATACSGGSTGTTPGSGEAAGRELKGQSVSVAAVWTGTEQEAFKKVLDAFSAKTGATTTFISTGDNLSTLVGSKIAGGDAMDVVMCPQPGVIQQFAQQGWLSPLAPGVTAAARANFAPVWSSLGSVDGTQYGLYFKAADKSTIWYSPQALQNAGVQPPATFAELLKAGKAVADSGTAPFAVAGQAGWPLTDWFENVYLSQAGPEMYDKLTKHQIPWTDPSVVKALNTLGTLFGDPTMIPGGGRGALQSDFPASVAQVFGPKPTAAMTYEGDFVAGVISGDLKRTIGTDAAFFPFPAVDGGKAPVMGGGDAAVVLKAGKNQAAAQKLVEFLASPEAAAVWAKAGGFLSPNKALDPALYPDDTTRRLAKSLIDAGDGFRFDMSDQTPAAFGGTAGSGEWKALQDFLANPGDAQGAAAKLEAEAAKAYKG is encoded by the coding sequence ATGAAACTCCAGCGCACCACCACCTCCCTGGCCGCCGCCGCGCTCGTGGCCGCCGCCGCCACCGCCTGCTCGGGCGGCAGCACCGGCACGACCCCCGGCAGCGGCGAGGCCGCGGGCCGGGAACTCAAGGGCCAGAGCGTCTCGGTCGCCGCCGTGTGGACCGGCACCGAGCAGGAGGCGTTCAAGAAGGTGCTGGACGCCTTCAGCGCCAAGACCGGCGCCACCACCACCTTCATCTCCACCGGCGACAACCTCTCCACCCTGGTCGGCAGCAAGATCGCCGGCGGCGACGCGATGGACGTGGTGATGTGCCCGCAGCCGGGCGTCATCCAGCAGTTCGCGCAGCAGGGCTGGCTGAGCCCGCTGGCGCCGGGCGTCACCGCCGCCGCCAGGGCGAACTTCGCGCCCGTCTGGTCCAGCCTCGGCAGCGTCGACGGGACGCAGTACGGCCTCTACTTCAAGGCCGCCGACAAGTCCACCATCTGGTACAGCCCGCAGGCGCTGCAGAACGCCGGCGTCCAGCCGCCCGCGACCTTCGCGGAGCTGCTCAAGGCGGGCAAGGCGGTCGCGGACTCGGGGACGGCGCCGTTCGCCGTCGCCGGACAGGCCGGCTGGCCGCTCACCGACTGGTTCGAGAACGTCTACCTCTCGCAGGCCGGCCCCGAGATGTACGACAAGCTGACCAAGCATCAGATTCCGTGGACCGACCCGTCCGTGGTCAAGGCCCTGAACACCCTCGGCACCCTCTTCGGGGACCCCACGATGATCCCCGGCGGCGGGCGCGGCGCCCTGCAGAGCGACTTCCCGGCCTCGGTCGCCCAGGTCTTCGGCCCGAAGCCCACGGCAGCCATGACGTACGAGGGTGACTTCGTCGCCGGCGTCATCTCCGGCGACCTCAAGAGGACCATCGGCACCGACGCGGCGTTCTTCCCGTTCCCCGCGGTCGACGGCGGGAAGGCCCCGGTGATGGGCGGCGGCGACGCGGCCGTGGTGCTCAAGGCCGGCAAGAACCAGGCCGCGGCCCAGAAGCTGGTGGAGTTCCTGGCCAGTCCCGAGGCCGCCGCAGTCTGGGCCAAGGCCGGCGGATTCCTCTCGCCCAACAAGGCGCTCGACCCCGCCCTCTACCCGGACGACACCACCCGGCGGCTCGCCAAGTCCCTGATCGACGCCGGGGACGGCTTCCGCTTCGACATGTCCGACCAGACCCCCGCAGCCTTCGGCGGCACCGCCGGAAGCGGCGAGTGGAAGGCCCTCCAGGACTTCCTGGCCAACCCCGGCGACGCCCAGGGCGCCGCGGCGAAGCTGGAGGCCGAAGCGGCCAAGGCGTACAAGGGCTGA
- a CDS encoding carbohydrate ABC transporter permease has product MTEAETSVPTRAPARHPVAGPGPAPAAQRPARSARLAARLVAHTRSGIVQAVLVVVALVWLTPTVGLLVSSLRSNQQSSTSGWWTALTSPSSLTLANYTALLHGGDVLRALWNTVLIAVPATLLTVALAALAGYAFAWLDFPGRDALFLAVVGLLVVPVQIGLIPVAKLMGAVGLFGTLPGVVLFHVGYGLPFAVFLMRGHFLEIPHEILEASRVDGCGEWRIFRSLALPLAAPAVASLCIFQFLWVWNDMLVALIFAGTDNQPLTVLLQSQMRQFGSNLDVLAPGAFLSLLVPVIVFFSFQRYFVQGAMAGSVK; this is encoded by the coding sequence ATGACCGAGGCCGAAACATCCGTACCGACCCGGGCCCCCGCCCGGCACCCGGTGGCCGGCCCGGGCCCCGCCCCCGCCGCACAACGCCCCGCCCGGTCGGCCCGGCTGGCCGCCCGGCTGGTCGCCCACACCCGCAGCGGGATCGTGCAGGCCGTCCTGGTGGTCGTGGCCCTGGTGTGGCTCACCCCGACCGTCGGCCTGCTCGTCTCCTCGCTCCGCTCCAACCAGCAGAGCAGCACGAGCGGTTGGTGGACCGCGCTCACCTCGCCGAGCAGCCTCACCCTGGCCAACTACACCGCCCTGCTGCACGGCGGCGACGTACTGCGCGCCCTGTGGAACACCGTCCTGATCGCCGTCCCGGCCACCCTGCTCACGGTCGCCCTCGCCGCCCTGGCCGGGTACGCCTTCGCCTGGCTGGACTTCCCGGGCCGCGACGCCCTCTTCCTGGCGGTCGTCGGGCTGCTGGTGGTCCCGGTGCAGATCGGGTTGATCCCGGTGGCCAAACTGATGGGCGCGGTCGGCCTGTTCGGGACCCTCCCCGGGGTGGTGCTCTTCCACGTCGGGTACGGGCTGCCCTTCGCCGTCTTCCTGATGCGCGGTCACTTCCTGGAGATCCCGCACGAGATCCTGGAAGCGTCCAGGGTGGACGGCTGCGGAGAGTGGCGGATCTTCCGCTCGCTGGCACTGCCGCTGGCCGCTCCCGCGGTGGCGTCCCTGTGCATCTTCCAGTTCCTGTGGGTCTGGAACGACATGCTGGTGGCGCTGATCTTCGCGGGGACGGACAACCAGCCGCTCACCGTGCTGCTGCAGTCCCAGATGAGGCAGTTCGGCAGCAATCTGGACGTGCTCGCACCCGGCGCCTTCCTGTCGCTGCTGGTCCCGGTGATCGTCTTCTTCTCCTTCCAGCGCTACTTCGTCCAGGGCGCGATGGCCGGTTCGGTGAAGTGA
- a CDS encoding carbohydrate kinase family protein, which produces MSSNGSVPRREVLVDGAYFADLVFHGLPAPVRQGGEVFAEGFALVPGGAYTLAMAVHRLGHDVLWSADFGTDPFSAQVLSAARSEGLSGAAFRHHPRPVRSLTVSLARSGERAMVSYQDRIDARPLGPLLREHRPRVLMLPQLRWDEGVMEDLRVARRLGVLVVMDCQDVPATLDDPAVRQALALVDVFAPNLAEALRLTGTADLDDALATLSGLVPTVVVKRGGDGATAVRDGARHEVPAVPVDVVDSTGAGDCFNAGLVHGLLRGRSLPDCLAAAVACGAAATTAPGSSGALHAAGLPHWLDQVPDSSPDNGGCEE; this is translated from the coding sequence ATGTCGTCCAACGGTTCGGTCCCGCGGCGTGAGGTGCTCGTCGACGGCGCGTACTTCGCGGATCTCGTGTTCCACGGACTGCCGGCGCCGGTGCGTCAGGGGGGCGAGGTGTTCGCCGAGGGCTTCGCGTTGGTGCCCGGCGGCGCCTACACCCTCGCGATGGCCGTCCACCGCCTGGGGCACGACGTGCTGTGGAGCGCCGACTTCGGCACGGACCCGTTCAGTGCCCAGGTGCTGTCCGCCGCGAGGAGCGAGGGGCTGAGCGGGGCGGCCTTCCGCCACCACCCGCGTCCGGTCCGCAGCCTCACGGTATCGTTGGCCCGGTCCGGGGAGCGGGCGATGGTCAGCTACCAGGACCGGATCGACGCCCGGCCGCTCGGCCCCTTGCTGCGTGAGCACCGGCCACGGGTCCTGATGCTCCCGCAACTGCGTTGGGACGAAGGGGTCATGGAGGATCTGCGGGTCGCCCGCCGGCTCGGCGTTCTGGTGGTGATGGACTGCCAGGACGTCCCGGCCACCCTCGACGACCCGGCGGTCCGGCAGGCCCTCGCCCTGGTCGACGTCTTCGCGCCCAACCTGGCCGAGGCGCTGCGGCTGACCGGCACCGCCGACCTGGACGACGCCCTCGCCACGCTGAGCGGGCTCGTACCGACCGTCGTGGTCAAACGCGGCGGCGACGGGGCCACGGCCGTCCGCGACGGCGCAAGGCACGAGGTGCCGGCCGTCCCGGTGGACGTCGTGGACAGCACGGGGGCGGGCGACTGCTTCAACGCAGGCCTCGTCCACGGCCTGCTCCGCGGTAGGAGCCTGCCGGACTGCCTCGCCGCCGCGGTGGCCTGCGGAGCCGCGGCCACGACCGCCCCGGGCTCCAGCGGCGCGCTCCATGCCGCCGGGCTCCCGCACTGGCTGGACCAGGTGCCCGACTCGTCGCCGGACAACGGCGGTTGCGAAGAGTGA